AGGGTCAACGAGAAAATACATGTAGCTACTAATACTTTTTACAAACCACAATGCGAAGGCCATGACACTTATAGCCTCTAGACCGAGCCACTTTGAGAATATTTTCTGATTCCATAAATTCGTCAGCGTCTCCGTATGAGAAGACGAAGTTCCTCAACTTCTCCAATAAGTTTGAGGGAGCAGCGGCTGGCTGAATAGCAGGTGTTATAAGAATATCAAAGTCTTTATCTAAGAGGTCTTTTTCTCGATAAAAGATTTGGCGCCGACCAGAGAAATGAGAGGCTATGCGTTCATGTGCCCAGACACTAATACGCGGAGAGCTATATTCTCTTCCATACTCAAACAGAGATGGGGCAAGCCTCCAATGCTGCAGATACCGAGTAGGAAAGAAAGACCATTGCGTCAACATAGAGAATGAGATAACCGAAAGTACTAGATACAGTCGTATTCTCGCAAGCGAGAACGTGCTCGAATAGGGAGAAATCGTACACTTGGCAGAATCCAAGGCAGCGACCATTAGAAAGATTAGAACTGGAATCTGATACTGATAAATAGGACTCCGCATCACATCCGATTCTGACAGTATATTTGCGAATACAAGCGGGATTACAGCAACGACTGCTGGAATAACTTGAGGCCAGCGATATAGCGCAACAAAAGGAGTCAATAAACCCAACAGGTACAGAAAGGAATCGCGATTAACAAAAGCACTCCAAAAGTGAGCAGGCCTGATGAAGGGCGAGGCCAGTATGTCCACATATCCATCTCCTAAGTGGCCATAGCGAGTGCTTGCGTAACTCTGGTAAGCATCAACGATGCTGGAGGAAAATGCAAAGTAATACAAGGCGAAGCCCATGACGGCTGCAGAAAGCCAAACGTGACGACGCAATAATGAATAAAGGGAATAACCAATTGCAAAGAAGGCCATTGCCTCCTTTGAAGCCACGAACATCATCAAAAAGACAACTGAGACAAGATATTTTTTTCTGCGGAGATAGATTAAAGCGGCCAAGCCCAGAAAAGCAAACGCAACTTCAGGATGAAAGTCGTTTAATGAGGAATTCATAAGGAACGGATTTAGTAAAAGACCGATTGTAATCATTCTTCGAGAATGACGAGACGAAAAGGATTGAAATAGCTCTCGGAGAAAGAGAGTCGCCAGCAAAGCTAAACCGGCTGATTGAAGAAAAAGGAGCGTATACGCTGAGGGCAAAAGTCGAAACAGCTGTCCAATAGGAATTAAAAGCAATGAAAAGTGATCGCCGAGTGCAGGTTTAATAAATTCCGTAAGAGAAGAGGGAGTCCAGAATTCACCAATTCCTGATAAGTAAGACCATTGAGTAAAGAGTCCAAGGTCATAGACTCCTGACTGAAGGCTAAAGTGCCTGAAGAATGACAGTAGCGAATAGCAAGATAAAAACAATAAATAGGTACGAAGAAGATATTTGTGTTTTTGGAAAGCATCTCGCATATACAACCCTGGCTTAATGACAATTCGAGTATACAAAAGAAGGGCCTGGCGAGCTGTGAACCTTATGCGGCATATTTTGGCATGGCCGGCGCCTCGAATATGATAGACAGGTAACCTCAAGGACAAACCAAGAGCTCGACATCGTGCATGTGAAGATAGTTCTGAAAATCATACTTTACAGTTTTATCGTTTTCTTGTGTGCAGTTTTCGTCTTTCGGTCTATCTATAGTGCGGGGCTAGTACAAGAGCCAAAGAAGTCAGGAACGGATGCCGCAGGA
This DNA window, taken from Synechococcus sp. LTW-R, encodes the following:
- a CDS encoding DUF2079 domain-containing protein translates to MRDAFQKHKYLLRTYLLFLSCYSLLSFFRHFSLQSGVYDLGLFTQWSYLSGIGEFWTPSSLTEFIKPALGDHFSLLLIPIGQLFRLLPSAYTLLFLQSAGLALLATLFLRELFQSFSSRHSRRMITIGLLLNPFLMNSSLNDFHPEVAFAFLGLAALIYLRRKKYLVSVVFLMMFVASKEAMAFFAIGYSLYSLLRRHVWLSAAVMGFALYYFAFSSSIVDAYQSYASTRYGHLGDGYVDILASPFIRPAHFWSAFVNRDSFLYLLGLLTPFVALYRWPQVIPAVVAVIPLVFANILSESDVMRSPIYQYQIPVLIFLMVAALDSAKCTISPYSSTFSLARIRLYLVLSVISFSMLTQWSFFPTRYLQHWRLAPSLFEYGREYSSPRISVWAHERIASHFSGRRQIFYREKDLLDKDFDILITPAIQPAAAPSNLLEKLRNFVFSYGDADEFMESENILKVARSRGYKCHGLRIVVCKKY